GCCACCATACCTAGCAGGGATTTTGCGATTCTGGAACGGATAGCGCCAAGCAGCGCAGCGCGGTCAGTCCGCAGCCAGCGCGGCCGTCCTGCCGCCGGAAGCCTCTAGCGCGTCCCGTGGGGTGACCACCACCATCAATCCGCGCCTGCCGCCGTTGAGCACGATGCGCTCGGCCGCCATCGACGCCGCCTCGAAGGCCGTGGGCACGCGCTTCTTCTGACCGAAGGGGCTGATTCCCCCGGTGTGCATGCCGGTGAGCCGTTCGGCCTTGGCAGGGTCCATCATCTGCGCCGACTTGCCGCCGAAGGCGCTGGCGACGCGCTTCATCGACAGCGTGGCACCCGAGGGGATGGCGGCGCAGCAGGGCTTGCCATCGACCTCGACCATCAGCGTCTTCAGCACCTGTTCCGGTGGCCAGCCGATCTGCTCGGCCGCATGCAGACCGATCTGCGCCTGCCCGGAGACATAGTCATACTCCAGCAGTTCGAAAGCGACCTTGGCGCGTGTCAGCGCCTGCGTCGCCGGTGTGCCCTTGCTCACGCCCGATATCCCATCTGCCGGTCGATCCATGCGAGGATGACCCCCACCACCTGCGCCTGCTCCTCATCACTGAGCGCGCGCCCCGCCGCCAGC
The sequence above is a segment of the Alloyangia pacifica genome. Coding sequences within it:
- a CDS encoding aminoacyl-tRNA deacylase: MSKGTPATQALTRAKVAFELLEYDYVSGQAQIGLHAAEQIGWPPEQVLKTLMVEVDGKPCCAAIPSGATLSMKRVASAFGGKSAQMMDPAKAERLTGMHTGGISPFGQKKRVPTAFEAASMAAERIVLNGGRRGLMVVVTPRDALEASGGRTAALAAD